The Neodiprion virginianus isolate iyNeoVirg1 chromosome 5, iyNeoVirg1.1, whole genome shotgun sequence genome contains a region encoding:
- the LOC124304424 gene encoding enhancer of polycomb homolog 1 isoform X1: MSKLSFRARALDASKPMPIYMAEELPDLPDYSAINRAVPQMPSGMEKEEECEHHLQRAICTGLIIPTPEVTDMADVEAYDKIYPADYKLPRQLIHMQPFAMEQDIPDYDMDSEDEKWVGAQSRKMDLTPLQFEEMMDRLEKSSGQTVVTLNEAKALLKEDDDLIIAVFDYWLNKRLKTQHPLLLTVRTEHRIGLAANNPYLAFRRRTEKMQTRKNRKNDETSYEKMIKLRRDLSRAVTLLELVKRREKTKREYLHLTIEVYEKRYQAQDFSGQVLAEVSALKASRPAFAPLFANQFGVHQNWANKVSGKEEVVPRKEKRQYKKRKHKADGRGTGGSVGSVGGADDGLLRNSSVAGRGGRSGVPGSGLDPLASSDDDGPHPCHSQLSLPSDRDEEDTIDEGQFAFRRNKNCTYLSPIPGGFGNWPWCERSEGGSADKRYRFAPTSISRPTHLCVGLARRRVGRGGRIILDRCTTNTDDVWSSLDFTIHEPEREFLDTTEPSKKDWLHFRPKTPPPSGDGTPSEESSDSESEGEMRRDVLPPFPFPPEATSICIDVETSSKAGTTTTTTPGVLGTVVDEPPFTTEFNISDYFPLEFFSDFDVAVLGYGASAGCRSSATIGGGSGKGKQTDNSESDQRTDNQLIGCSRFLITPLIGNLMSHPSQQARSQCTSSNSSSSSSCSSNCSGSSSNNNSGGGTCHILVTGSSVVPTAAAASTTTAAPATATVTATTTVNVAATVQNRWTLSSGLVNAISQATTSSSGTVATESRANVQTNRHSRHHRQPSINHNSPAAAPILSKSLTSPTNNRSIGASSGITNFGNGHQNGPMTALSYHHNSNLNNLPNSTHHPVNNQTSGTINATSISSTTLPTTTTFLSHSKHQPQSILASGIAQSKLASISRQQQQQQQQQQQHAQNQAQQIPTPGEITLNSNR, encoded by the exons ATGAGCAAGCTGTCGTTTAGGGCGAGGGCGCTCGACGCCTCGAAACCGATGCCGATTTACATGGCCGAGGAGCTGCCCGACCTCCCCGACTATTCGGCGATAAATCGGGCCGTTCCACAGATGCCCAGCGGCATGGAAAAGGAAGAGGAATGC GAACATCACCTCCAGAGAGCCATCTGCACAGGACTCATCATTCCCACGCCAGAGGTTACCGACATGGCAGATGTCGAGGCATACGACAAAATTTACCCGGCAGACTACAAGCTGCCGCGACAACTCATACACATGCAAC CATTTGCGATGGAGCAGGACATTCCCGACTATGACATGGACTCTGAGGACGAAAAGTGGGTTGGTGCTCAGAGTAGAAAGATGGACCTAACTCCACTACAATTTGAAGAGATGATGGACAGGCTGGAGAAGAGCTCGGGTCAAACCGTTGTTACGCTTAACGAGGCCAAGGCCCTTCTCAAGGAGGACGACGACCTCATCATTGCGGTATTTGACTACTGGCTCAACAAACGCCTAAAAACA CAACATCCCCTGTTATTGACGGTAAGAACAGAACATCGGATTGGTTTAGCCGCCAACAATCCATACCTGGCATTCAGACGGCGTACAGAAAAAATGCAAACTCGTAAAAACAGGAAGAACGATGAAACGAGctatgaaaaaatgataaagcTGCGTAGGGACCTGAGTCGGGCGGTAACACTTTTGGAACTTGTTAAACGAcgggaaaaaacaaaacgggAATATCTCCACCTCACTATTGAAGTCTATGAAAAGAG GTATCAAGCGCAAGACTTTAGTGGGCAAGTACTAGCTGAGGTATCAGCATTAAAGGCATCCAGGCCAGCTTTTGCACCGCTCTTCGCCAACCAGTTTGGGGTTCACCAGAACTGGGCAAACAAAGTTTCAGGAAAG GAGGAAGTCGTACcaaggaaagaaaagaggcAATATAAAAAACGGAAGCACAAAGCGGACGGCAGAGGGACCGGGGGTTCCGTCGGGAGCGTGGGGGGTGCCGACGACGGCTTGTTGCGCAATAGCAGCGTAGCTGGGCGTGGCGGAAGAAGCGGGGTGCCTGGAAGTGGGCTGGACCCGCTCGCCAGCTCCGACGACGACGGTCCACATCCCTGTCACTCTCAACTATCGTTGCCTTCGGACCGGGACGAAGAAGACACCATTGACGAAGGCCAATTCGCTTTCAGGCGTAACAAAAATTGTACCTATTTATCG CCCATACCTGGAGGCTTTGGAAACTGGCCATGGTGCGAGAGAAGCGAAGGCGGTTCCGCAGATAAGAGGTACAGATTTGCCCCGACCAGCATCAGCAGACCGACGCACCTTTGCGTCGGTCTAGCGAGGCGGCGAGTCGGTCGAGGCGGAAGGATTATACTGGACCGTTGCACGACGAACACAGACGATGTATGGTCTTCCCTAGACTTCACGATACACGAACCTGAGCGAGAATTTCTCGACACAACGGAGCCGAGTAAAAAGGACTGGCTCCACTTCCGGCCGAAAACGCCACCCCCTTCTGGTGACGGGACACCGAGCGAGGAAAGCAGCGACTCCGAGTCCGAAGGAGAGATGAGACGCGACGTTCTGCCCCCGTTCCCCTTCCCACCTGAAGCAACATCGATATGCATCGACGTTGAAACAAGCAGCAAGGCAGGAACGACCACAACGACGACGCCAGGGGTGCTTGGGACAGTGGTTGACGAGCCACCGTTCACTACTGAATTCAACATCTCAGACTACTTTCCCCTGGAGTTTTTCTCAGACTTTGATGTCGCGGTTTTAGGATATGGTGCGAGTGCCGGTTGTAGGAGCAGTGCTACTATAGGCGGTGGTAGTGGTAAGGGAAAACAGACAGACAATAGTGAGAGCGACCAAAGGACAGATAATCAGCTGATTGGCTGCTCGcgatttttaataacaccCCTGATCGGCAACCTCATGTCACACCCGAGCCAGCAGGCCCGATCGCAGTGTACCAgtagtaatagtagtagtagtagtagctGTAGTAGTAATTGTAGCGGTAGTTctagtaataataacagcgGCGGTGGGACTTGTCACATTTTGGTTACCGGCAGTAGTGTCGTTCCTACGGCAGCGGCGGCGTCGACAACGACGGCAGCACCAGCAACTGCGACGGTGACGGCGACGACAACCGTGAATGTCGCGGCAACGGTGCAAAATCGTTGGACATTATCCAGCGGTTTGGTGAACGCTATCAGCCAAGCGACGACGTCGTCAAGCGGTACCGTCGCCACGGAAAGCCGTGCTAATGTTCAAACAAATCGACACTCCAGGCACCACAGACAACCGTCGATAAATCATAACAGCCCCGCTGCAGCGCCAATATTGTCAAAGTCGTTAACTAGTCCTACAAATAATCGGAGCATCGGTGCATCCTCGGGTATAACGAACTTTGGGAATGGTCATCAAAACGGACCGATGACGGCGCTAAGTTATCACCACAATTCGAACTTGAATAATTTGCCAAACAGCACACATCATCCTGTCAATAACCAAACTAGCGGCACTATTAACGCCACTTCGATATCGTCAACTACGCTGCCGACCACGACAACATTTTTATCACACAGTAAACATCAGCCGCAGAGTATTCTTGCAAGCGGTATAGCGCAGAGCAAACTGGCGAGCATCTCGAgacaacagcaacaacagcaacagcagcagcagcaacacgCGCAGAATCAAGCACAGCAAATCCCCACACCTGGGGAAATTACGCTTAATAGTAATAGGTGA
- the LOC124304424 gene encoding enhancer of polycomb homolog 1 isoform X2, which yields MSKLSFRARALDASKPMPIYMAEELPDLPDYSAINRAVPQMPSGMEKEEECEHHLQRAICTGLIIPTPEVTDMADVEAYDKIYPADYKLPRQLIHMQPFAMEQDIPDYDMDSEDEKWVGAQSRKMDLTPLQFEEMMDRLEKSSGQTVVTLNEAKALLKEDDDLIIAVFDYWLNKRLKTQHPLLLTVRTEHRIGLAANNPYLAFRRRTEKMQTRKNRKNDETSYEKMIKLRRDLSRAVTLLELVKRREKTKREYLHLTIEVYEKRYQAQDFSGQVLAEVSALKASRPAFAPLFANQFGVHQNWANKVSGKEVVPRKEKRQYKKRKHKADGRGTGGSVGSVGGADDGLLRNSSVAGRGGRSGVPGSGLDPLASSDDDGPHPCHSQLSLPSDRDEEDTIDEGQFAFRRNKNCTYLSPIPGGFGNWPWCERSEGGSADKRYRFAPTSISRPTHLCVGLARRRVGRGGRIILDRCTTNTDDVWSSLDFTIHEPEREFLDTTEPSKKDWLHFRPKTPPPSGDGTPSEESSDSESEGEMRRDVLPPFPFPPEATSICIDVETSSKAGTTTTTTPGVLGTVVDEPPFTTEFNISDYFPLEFFSDFDVAVLGYGASAGCRSSATIGGGSGKGKQTDNSESDQRTDNQLIGCSRFLITPLIGNLMSHPSQQARSQCTSSNSSSSSSCSSNCSGSSSNNNSGGGTCHILVTGSSVVPTAAAASTTTAAPATATVTATTTVNVAATVQNRWTLSSGLVNAISQATTSSSGTVATESRANVQTNRHSRHHRQPSINHNSPAAAPILSKSLTSPTNNRSIGASSGITNFGNGHQNGPMTALSYHHNSNLNNLPNSTHHPVNNQTSGTINATSISSTTLPTTTTFLSHSKHQPQSILASGIAQSKLASISRQQQQQQQQQQQHAQNQAQQIPTPGEITLNSNR from the exons ATGAGCAAGCTGTCGTTTAGGGCGAGGGCGCTCGACGCCTCGAAACCGATGCCGATTTACATGGCCGAGGAGCTGCCCGACCTCCCCGACTATTCGGCGATAAATCGGGCCGTTCCACAGATGCCCAGCGGCATGGAAAAGGAAGAGGAATGC GAACATCACCTCCAGAGAGCCATCTGCACAGGACTCATCATTCCCACGCCAGAGGTTACCGACATGGCAGATGTCGAGGCATACGACAAAATTTACCCGGCAGACTACAAGCTGCCGCGACAACTCATACACATGCAAC CATTTGCGATGGAGCAGGACATTCCCGACTATGACATGGACTCTGAGGACGAAAAGTGGGTTGGTGCTCAGAGTAGAAAGATGGACCTAACTCCACTACAATTTGAAGAGATGATGGACAGGCTGGAGAAGAGCTCGGGTCAAACCGTTGTTACGCTTAACGAGGCCAAGGCCCTTCTCAAGGAGGACGACGACCTCATCATTGCGGTATTTGACTACTGGCTCAACAAACGCCTAAAAACA CAACATCCCCTGTTATTGACGGTAAGAACAGAACATCGGATTGGTTTAGCCGCCAACAATCCATACCTGGCATTCAGACGGCGTACAGAAAAAATGCAAACTCGTAAAAACAGGAAGAACGATGAAACGAGctatgaaaaaatgataaagcTGCGTAGGGACCTGAGTCGGGCGGTAACACTTTTGGAACTTGTTAAACGAcgggaaaaaacaaaacgggAATATCTCCACCTCACTATTGAAGTCTATGAAAAGAG GTATCAAGCGCAAGACTTTAGTGGGCAAGTACTAGCTGAGGTATCAGCATTAAAGGCATCCAGGCCAGCTTTTGCACCGCTCTTCGCCAACCAGTTTGGGGTTCACCAGAACTGGGCAAACAAAGTTTCAGGAAAG GAAGTCGTACcaaggaaagaaaagaggcAATATAAAAAACGGAAGCACAAAGCGGACGGCAGAGGGACCGGGGGTTCCGTCGGGAGCGTGGGGGGTGCCGACGACGGCTTGTTGCGCAATAGCAGCGTAGCTGGGCGTGGCGGAAGAAGCGGGGTGCCTGGAAGTGGGCTGGACCCGCTCGCCAGCTCCGACGACGACGGTCCACATCCCTGTCACTCTCAACTATCGTTGCCTTCGGACCGGGACGAAGAAGACACCATTGACGAAGGCCAATTCGCTTTCAGGCGTAACAAAAATTGTACCTATTTATCG CCCATACCTGGAGGCTTTGGAAACTGGCCATGGTGCGAGAGAAGCGAAGGCGGTTCCGCAGATAAGAGGTACAGATTTGCCCCGACCAGCATCAGCAGACCGACGCACCTTTGCGTCGGTCTAGCGAGGCGGCGAGTCGGTCGAGGCGGAAGGATTATACTGGACCGTTGCACGACGAACACAGACGATGTATGGTCTTCCCTAGACTTCACGATACACGAACCTGAGCGAGAATTTCTCGACACAACGGAGCCGAGTAAAAAGGACTGGCTCCACTTCCGGCCGAAAACGCCACCCCCTTCTGGTGACGGGACACCGAGCGAGGAAAGCAGCGACTCCGAGTCCGAAGGAGAGATGAGACGCGACGTTCTGCCCCCGTTCCCCTTCCCACCTGAAGCAACATCGATATGCATCGACGTTGAAACAAGCAGCAAGGCAGGAACGACCACAACGACGACGCCAGGGGTGCTTGGGACAGTGGTTGACGAGCCACCGTTCACTACTGAATTCAACATCTCAGACTACTTTCCCCTGGAGTTTTTCTCAGACTTTGATGTCGCGGTTTTAGGATATGGTGCGAGTGCCGGTTGTAGGAGCAGTGCTACTATAGGCGGTGGTAGTGGTAAGGGAAAACAGACAGACAATAGTGAGAGCGACCAAAGGACAGATAATCAGCTGATTGGCTGCTCGcgatttttaataacaccCCTGATCGGCAACCTCATGTCACACCCGAGCCAGCAGGCCCGATCGCAGTGTACCAgtagtaatagtagtagtagtagtagctGTAGTAGTAATTGTAGCGGTAGTTctagtaataataacagcgGCGGTGGGACTTGTCACATTTTGGTTACCGGCAGTAGTGTCGTTCCTACGGCAGCGGCGGCGTCGACAACGACGGCAGCACCAGCAACTGCGACGGTGACGGCGACGACAACCGTGAATGTCGCGGCAACGGTGCAAAATCGTTGGACATTATCCAGCGGTTTGGTGAACGCTATCAGCCAAGCGACGACGTCGTCAAGCGGTACCGTCGCCACGGAAAGCCGTGCTAATGTTCAAACAAATCGACACTCCAGGCACCACAGACAACCGTCGATAAATCATAACAGCCCCGCTGCAGCGCCAATATTGTCAAAGTCGTTAACTAGTCCTACAAATAATCGGAGCATCGGTGCATCCTCGGGTATAACGAACTTTGGGAATGGTCATCAAAACGGACCGATGACGGCGCTAAGTTATCACCACAATTCGAACTTGAATAATTTGCCAAACAGCACACATCATCCTGTCAATAACCAAACTAGCGGCACTATTAACGCCACTTCGATATCGTCAACTACGCTGCCGACCACGACAACATTTTTATCACACAGTAAACATCAGCCGCAGAGTATTCTTGCAAGCGGTATAGCGCAGAGCAAACTGGCGAGCATCTCGAgacaacagcaacaacagcaacagcagcagcagcaacacgCGCAGAATCAAGCACAGCAAATCCCCACACCTGGGGAAATTACGCTTAATAGTAATAGGTGA